A window of Flavobacterium psychrophilum genomic DNA:
GGATATCTTAAGCAAATCATGATTGGTACTGTCTTTTTTGCTCCATAGTATCCAGCCGTAAATACTCATAAAAAAGTAGTAGGCATTAATGATCATGTCGCCATATAAATTCCATTGCAGCATCATGTATACAAAAATACCGGTGCTTATAATTCCGGTCGGGTAAACAAGTATGTTGTTTTTCCACGAGTAAACAACGCTAAACACGGCAAAAACTGTGGCAATGGCCTCTAATACAATGTGCAGTGTGCTGTACTCTTTGTACTGTGCAAAGAGAAAATCGAAAATTTCTGCCATTATATAATGGTTTTGCTACCCAGGCAGTATACAAGGGTGAAATCTTCTATCTGTTCAAAAAAGAAAGGATAGCTTTCGTTTATTTCTTCAAATTTAACCGATGCCATGCCTTGTTTTTCTTCCGTGTTAAAAGGGAAAACGTAGATGTTCTGTTTAAAGCTGAGCCCGGCACGCGATATCATTTTATAGACCGCTTCTTTAACGCCCCAAATTACTATAAGCTGCTGCATATAGTCTGACAGGTGAGTAGGGTCGAGGTATGAAAATTCGGGTTCGATAAATTTGTTGGCAATGGTAATTACCTTTTCGCGTTGCAGTTCCATATCAATGCCAATATCATTTTTGCTTATAATAATGGCAGAGAAAGCATATGAGTGGGTTATAGAAATATTCATTCCGTCTTTAAGGTGCGGCTTTCCGTCGGCATCATAATAAAGGTCAAAATCAGAGTAGCCTATCTCCTGCATAAGCATACGCACACCCAGGAAGCCTTTCTTATGAACGTCGCTTTTCATGCCGTCTACACGGTTTAGGCAAACGTCTTTTAGCTTAACATGCCGCATGAATTCTTCTACACTTTCAGAATTCTTCCAAATGAGCAGTTTTGTGTGGCTGTCTATTTCAATTGATTTATATAAAGGCATTGGTTACAGTTATGGCCCAAATTCATGTTGTTGTGTACCAAACAATTATGCAGGCGGCATTTTTTTATATTTTACTGTTAAAGCGGGTGAATTAAAAATGCATTCACTAAATTTGCAAAAATTTTTCGCTAATACAAATATACAATATTCACATGAGTACTACAACGCTGCCATTCGTGGCATATAAGGTAAAAGACATTTCGCTTGCGGAATGGGGAAGAAAAGAAATTGAACTTGCTGAAGCCGAAATGCCAGGACTAATGGCTCTTCGTGCTGATTATGGAGCTTCTCAGCCGCTTAAAGGTGCTCGTATTGCAGGATGTCTGCACATGACAATACAAACTGCAGTTCTTATTGAAACTCTTGTTGCTCTTGGAGCACAGGTTACATGGAGCTCATGCAACATATTTTCTACACAGGATCACGCTGCTGCTGCTATTGCTGCTGCAGGTATCCAGGTTTACGCGTGGAAAGGCCTTAATGAAGAAGAGTTTGACTGGTGTATCGAGCAGACCTTATTCTTTGGTGAAGAAAGAGAGCCTCTTAACATGATCCTTGATGATGGTGGAGATCTTACTAACATGGTATTTGATCGTTTTCCTGAGCTAACAGCTGCTATTAAGGGTCTTTCTGAAGAAACTACTACAGGTGTTCACCGTCTGTATGAAAGAATGAAGAATGGTACGCTTGTAATGCCGGCTATCAATGTTAATGATTCTGTTACTAAATCTAAATTTGATAACAAATACGGTTGTAAAGAAAGTGCTGTAGATGCTATACGTCGTGCTACCGACCTTATGCTTGCCGGTAAAAGGGTAATTGTATGTGGTTACGGAGACGTTGGTAAAGGTACTGCTGCTTCTTTCCGTGGTGCTGGTTCTATCGTTACGGTTACAGAAATCGATCCAATTTGTGCTCTTCAGGCTGCAATGGACGGTTACGAAGTTAAAAGACTTGAAACTGTTATCGCAACTGCAGATATCATTATTACAACTACAGGTAACAAAGATATCGTTGTGGGTCGCCACTTCGAAAGCATGAAAGATAAAACTGTTGTTTGTAACATCGGTCACTTTGATAACGAAATCGACATGGCTTGGTTAAATACAAACCATGGTGCGTCTAAAATCGAGATCAAACCTCAGGTAGATAAATATACAATCAACGGTAAAGATGTTATCATCCTTGCAGAAGGCCGTCTTGTTAACCTTGGTTGTGCTACAGGCCACCCAAGCTTTGTAATGAGTAACTCATTTACAAACCAGACTCTTGCTCAGTTAGAGCTTTGGGCTAACAGCGCAAACTATGAGAATAAAGTTTACATGCTGCCTAAGCACCTTGACGAAAAAGTGGCTTCGCTTCACCTTGCTAAACTTGGTGTAGAGCTTGAAACACTTAACGATGAGCAGGCTGCTTATATTGGTGTAGAAGTACAAGGGCCATTTAAACCGGAGTACTACCGTTACTAATCAGATTGAAATGTGATATTGAGATTTCATATCACTAAGCATAAAAAAACTCCCGCAATTGCGGGAGTTTTTGTTTTGTATATATGGGCTAATTATCGGTGGTTTTGGGGTTCAGTTTTATCGTTATGAATGTATTTTTCGATAAGGTAGTGTCCAAGGTAAATTAGCGGCGTTAGGCATATAGCAATGCATAATTTAAGGGTGTAGCCTGTAAAGCCCGATTTTATATAAGTATCTGTATCCATTTTTCCGGTCATCCAAAAGGCAATTCCCAATACTATAAAGCTGTCGAAAAACTGGGAGATTACTGTAGATCCGGTGCTGCGCAGCCATATCATCTTATTGCCGGTACGCTTCCTGAAAAAATGGAAAATAGTAATATCTATAAGCTGAGATACTAAAAATGCCGTAATACTGCCTACAATAATCCACATGCCCTGTCCGAATACCGCGTTGAACTGATCGTCTGTTACTCCCATGTTCTTTACTGCGGGTATGGAAAGGGCTATCCAAAGTAAAAAGAAACAATAAGCAATTAGGCCCGCTGTGATATATGATAATTTCTGAACCCCTTTTCGTCCGAAATATTCATTGATAAGGTCGGTGGTAATAAATACCACAGGCCAAGGAAGTATACCAATGCTAACGGGGTTTCCGGCTATGGTTATTAGTTTCGGGCCGATAAGTTCGGCTACTACGGCATTGGTAATAAATATCCCTGCAAGGATTACATATAGGGTGTCTTTACGCGATTGAAACATAGAATATGTAGTAAACGGTAAAGGTATTAAATTATATGCTTAGGATATGTAGGATCGGTTGAACTTAATGAGGTAACGTTACTTCGGTTTTAATGGTCTTAAATTTTTCATCATTTTGGTCGGTTTCCATTATGTAGACTTTTCCATCTTCTGCAAATATCCTACCTTCAAGTTCAGCGGTCGAGATGTCTTCACAGGCCGTAGGGATTATAAAAGGTTCAACTAGCTTCTGCCATTTTCCTTGTTTAAACGAGTAGGTTGTCATGGTATATGCGCAACCATTCATGGGTGATTGAAAAACAGAAAACTCATCTGCTCCGTCGTTATCAAGATCGCCTTCGCTTATAATAATGGCGTCGCAGCAACCAATAGGCAATGC
This region includes:
- a CDS encoding 4-phosphopantetheinyl transferase, yielding MPLYKSIEIDSHTKLLIWKNSESVEEFMRHVKLKDVCLNRVDGMKSDVHKKGFLGVRMLMQEIGYSDFDLYYDADGKPHLKDGMNISITHSYAFSAIIISKNDIGIDMELQREKVITIANKFIEPEFSYLDPTHLSDYMQQLIVIWGVKEAVYKMISRAGLSFKQNIYVFPFNTEEKQGMASVKFEEINESYPFFFEQIEDFTLVYCLGSKTII
- a CDS encoding adenosylhomocysteinase; its protein translation is MSTTTLPFVAYKVKDISLAEWGRKEIELAEAEMPGLMALRADYGASQPLKGARIAGCLHMTIQTAVLIETLVALGAQVTWSSCNIFSTQDHAAAAIAAAGIQVYAWKGLNEEEFDWCIEQTLFFGEEREPLNMILDDGGDLTNMVFDRFPELTAAIKGLSEETTTGVHRLYERMKNGTLVMPAINVNDSVTKSKFDNKYGCKESAVDAIRRATDLMLAGKRVIVCGYGDVGKGTAASFRGAGSIVTVTEIDPICALQAAMDGYEVKRLETVIATADIIITTTGNKDIVVGRHFESMKDKTVVCNIGHFDNEIDMAWLNTNHGASKIEIKPQVDKYTINGKDVIILAEGRLVNLGCATGHPSFVMSNSFTNQTLAQLELWANSANYENKVYMLPKHLDEKVASLHLAKLGVELETLNDEQAAYIGVEVQGPFKPEYYRY